One Brevibacillus choshinensis genomic window carries:
- a CDS encoding RNA polymerase sigma factor, translated as MQNWSDADLMQLVRQKHRPALEELYDRYVKLVYSFALKSTQDEQHARAIVQAVFTRLWTSESGYNAEKGLFVNWLITITRNITIDHVRKEKRNQRYVPVSPEKWEHIPDHPANNPADVISRKLMNEQMEKAYRYLSQSQIELIQSLYWEGYSLSEIARMRNEPLGTIKSRLHQTLKILRNHLIPEMEG; from the coding sequence ATGCAAAACTGGAGCGACGCGGACTTGATGCAACTCGTTAGGCAAAAGCACCGCCCTGCGCTGGAAGAACTTTATGACCGCTACGTCAAGCTTGTCTACTCATTCGCGCTCAAATCGACTCAGGACGAGCAGCATGCCAGGGCAATCGTGCAGGCGGTATTTACCCGCCTATGGACCTCAGAATCAGGCTACAACGCCGAAAAGGGACTTTTTGTAAACTGGCTGATTACGATTACCCGCAACATCACGATCGATCATGTTCGCAAAGAAAAGCGAAATCAGCGCTACGTACCCGTCTCACCCGAGAAATGGGAACACATCCCGGACCATCCCGCCAATAACCCAGCTGACGTCATCTCCCGCAAGTTGATGAACGAACAGATGGAAAAGGCATACCGCTATCTTTCTCAAAGCCAGATTGAGCTGATTCAATCGCTGTATTGGGAGGGATACTCACTCAGTGAAATTGCCCGGATGCGCAATGAGCCGCTCGGCACCATCAAGAGTCGGCTGCACCAAACCTTGAAAATCTTGCGGAACCACTTGATACCAGAGATGGAGGGGTAA
- a CDS encoding anti-sigma factor, with the protein METRDRCSLSDELVAYVIGECSEKERLLIDGHLASCPFCRQEVNELREAWALIPFQLPYQPENVEVPIDLKTEVMSAIFEPIEKPDPAHSLSWHQRIGKRLAAWLPAPQRFVMAGLAIALAGVIWNNLQLRQQLAAHHSFQPAEVVQSYTLQAAPNAPSLAKGTAWMFEKGSKKTLVLHLQGLTSTQGAQAYQVWLIHDGKRQNAGVFRVDQKGTGVLTYDMQDPSLSFEAIGITLEPDANGTQPRGKKVLGT; encoded by the coding sequence GTGGAAACCCGTGACCGTTGTTCTTTATCAGATGAATTGGTCGCTTATGTGATCGGGGAATGCTCAGAGAAAGAGAGACTCCTCATCGACGGCCATCTCGCATCATGTCCATTTTGTCGCCAGGAAGTGAATGAATTACGGGAGGCATGGGCGTTGATACCTTTCCAATTGCCGTATCAGCCGGAGAATGTGGAAGTGCCTATCGATTTGAAGACAGAAGTGATGAGCGCGATTTTTGAACCCATAGAAAAGCCAGATCCTGCACATTCCCTATCCTGGCACCAGCGTATTGGCAAACGTCTGGCAGCATGGCTGCCTGCTCCCCAACGCTTCGTGATGGCGGGATTGGCGATTGCTCTGGCAGGAGTCATCTGGAATAACCTCCAGCTCCGTCAGCAGCTTGCGGCGCATCATTCGTTCCAGCCTGCCGAAGTGGTGCAATCCTATACCTTGCAGGCGGCTCCGAATGCCCCGTCCTTGGCAAAAGGAACGGCATGGATGTTCGAAAAGGGCAGCAAAAAAACGCTTGTCCTGCACCTGCAGGGTCTTACCTCCACCCAGGGAGCGCAGGCCTATCAAGTCTGGCTCATTCACGATGGGAAGCGTCAAAACGCTGGGGTTTTCCGCGTCGATCAAAAAGGTACAGGCGTCCTCACCTACGATATGCAGGATCCCTCCCTGTCATTTGAGGCAATCGGCATCACCCTGGAGCCCGACGCAAATGGCACCCAGCCTCGTGGAAAAAAAGTACTGGGCACATAG
- a CDS encoding sensor histidine kinase, producing the protein MFTSWPFSQKTPVTSVPLLRYWTWRYAMILLIMLVAIGLFGIFWIRATTMEQQFEILEARTLLLADSYSKAVQVVPMAKLNATLNVSPATPAVPATAASRSITSPVAGAVWESKPSAVSPDVPTSGNAATAAAITTRVMPAIPLNHIVQIYDEANKQVVSADRVASLKISTLPAPAPPADSQKETREVIDTKDGTWLRVGVPYNQQHSAGGVYYVSTRLNTDQVQTYIMIMISIGVITLCGWAIVYVLSRSLTLPLRQLAVAAQQVSSGNYRPELPDATRIKESEISQLIHSFDDMTNRLGQLERMRTDLLAGVSHELRTPVTSIRGMIQAVKDGVVTGKEADEFMQISMDEAKRLQAMVNDLLDFTSLEAGAIAKELSPVHLSSYLKQIVSQWHAVPAFSAVHVTILGLPEEIVWNGDKAHLTQILLNLLNNSAAAGASSIELRIEQSEKLLAIEVADNGRGIPSDEAPFIFERYYRGDSKRKKKQGLGLGLTICRMLANANGGDVKLLDTSANGTSFLLTLHNSSTG; encoded by the coding sequence GTGTTTACTAGTTGGCCATTTTCCCAAAAGACACCTGTCACTTCTGTCCCCCTGTTGCGTTACTGGACGTGGCGATATGCGATGATTCTCTTGATCATGCTTGTTGCCATCGGCTTGTTCGGGATCTTTTGGATCCGCGCTACTACGATGGAGCAGCAATTCGAGATTCTGGAAGCGAGGACGCTCCTTCTCGCAGATTCCTACTCCAAAGCGGTTCAAGTGGTTCCGATGGCCAAGCTGAACGCCACCTTGAATGTCTCACCGGCCACTCCAGCTGTCCCAGCCACAGCAGCTTCCCGATCCATCACCTCTCCCGTTGCAGGTGCGGTCTGGGAAAGCAAACCATCCGCTGTTTCTCCAGATGTGCCGACCAGCGGGAATGCCGCCACAGCAGCAGCGATCACCACCAGAGTCATGCCGGCCATTCCTCTCAATCATATCGTGCAGATTTACGACGAAGCCAACAAGCAAGTCGTGAGTGCAGACCGTGTCGCCAGTCTCAAAATCAGCACATTGCCTGCTCCCGCCCCCCCGGCCGATAGCCAAAAGGAAACGAGAGAAGTCATCGACACGAAAGACGGCACATGGCTGCGAGTCGGCGTCCCTTATAACCAGCAGCACTCCGCGGGCGGCGTGTACTATGTGAGCACGCGCCTCAATACCGACCAGGTGCAAACGTACATCATGATCATGATTTCCATCGGCGTCATCACACTGTGCGGCTGGGCGATCGTCTATGTCCTCTCCCGTTCCCTGACCCTTCCACTTCGGCAGCTGGCAGTAGCGGCCCAGCAAGTTTCGTCCGGCAACTACCGACCCGAGCTGCCGGACGCGACCAGAATCAAGGAATCGGAGATCAGTCAGCTCATCCATTCCTTTGACGACATGACGAACAGACTCGGACAACTGGAGCGCATGCGGACCGATCTGCTGGCCGGGGTCTCCCATGAGCTGCGCACCCCGGTCACTTCCATTCGCGGCATGATTCAAGCCGTCAAGGACGGTGTGGTTACCGGGAAAGAAGCCGATGAATTCATGCAGATAAGCATGGATGAAGCCAAACGTCTGCAGGCCATGGTGAACGATTTGCTTGATTTTACCTCCCTGGAAGCGGGTGCGATCGCCAAAGAGCTGTCCCCTGTTCATCTCTCCTCCTATTTGAAGCAGATCGTCTCGCAATGGCATGCAGTACCCGCCTTTTCTGCGGTACATGTAACGATCCTGGGTCTGCCTGAAGAAATTGTTTGGAACGGAGACAAAGCTCATCTCACGCAAATTCTGCTCAACCTTTTGAACAACAGCGCAGCTGCGGGAGCATCTTCGATCGAACTTAGGATCGAGCAGTCAGAAAAGCTCCTCGCCATCGAGGTCGCAGACAACGGCAGGGGGATTCCTTCTGATGAAGCGCCTTTTATTTTCGAGAGGTATTACAGAGGAGACAGCAAACGAAAGAAAAAGCAGGGGCTTGGTTTGGGATTGACGATATGCCGCATGCTCGCCAATGCGAATGGAGGCGATGTGAAATTGCTGGACACCTCTGCAAACGGCACTTCATTCCTCCTCACACTCCACAACTCGTCCACGGGGTGA